One Pueribacillus theae genomic window, GTATCCATCTGGAGTTTGTTTTTTTTGGATTGATGATGCCAACTTCTTTGCCAACGTTTCATATGTAGGCTTGTTAAATACTTTGCTGGCCGATTGCAGCGCATCAATGATACGAAGATCGTCGATTAAGGCATTTACATTTGTAGCTTCATTTAATGCCCACTGAATGTAAAGATCGCCATTTTTCCGGACAATGAAGTAATCTTGTAATTGTTCTACCTGCTGTTCAAATGTGTTACGATCATGGACAAGGACTAAATATTGCATATACAAACCAATACTCTCAGATAAATATTGAGAATTTTGCTGCTTAGGATAAGCATGAATTAGCCCTTGTTCGTTCATATAATTATTTTTCACAGTTGCTTGGACGCTTTCTTCTTTCCCGTCAATACCTAACCATTTGCCTATTCCATAAACAACTAAAAACATCAGAGCAACTCCAATTGCCCAATTTACCCATTTAGTCTTCAACATCAACTTTTTCCTTTACTTTAAATCGCTTCGTCTTATCCCAACCAATTGTTTTTCCCCGTATTCTGCTCCAAACGTACATCGGAAAGCTGCGAAGCAACAAAATAATAATAAACACTTGAGCATACGTAAAATACATGACAAACGTATAAAAGACCGTCTTCACCGTAACATTCCGATCGATCACAATGGCACTCAAGAGTTGTGCAGTGTAGACGACATAGCTCATATACCATAGAAGAAATAAAGGTGTCGGTATAGAGGGGAATTTAAAACCAAATAAACTTAAAATAAAAAATACATCAGACACTAAAAGTAGCAAAATAAAGACAATATACGTCAATAAATGCTGAAGCGTGAGAACGAATGTCCTCCCTCTCCAATGCGAAAATTCACGAATCGATTTTTCTAATAGATAAATATTACCTGTTAGCCATCTTGTTCGTTGCTTGATAAACGTTTTTAGACGTTCAGGCTCTTGCTCCCATGTGCGGGAAACAGGAACAACTGGCAATAAATATCCTGCTGCCGTAATGCGAACAGTAAGCTCAGCGTCTTCCGCAAGGGCATATACATCATAGCCACCGACTTCTGCTAATACCGAACGCTTTAATAACATATTTGTTCCTGCCAGCGAGCCTAACTTAAATAACTTCCATCGGCCACATTGCATTAACAATTGAAAAACTTGAAACTCAAGCCCAATCATCCCTGTTAACGTATTTTTTCCTGCATTCATCGTTTTTACATAACCGACTGCCCCTGCCGCCTTTTCCGTGGATTCCGCTGCTTCGACCAACTTTTCGACTGCATCTGGTTCTGGTTGATTATCCGCATCATAGATGACAAAATAATCGGATTGCGAGATGCTTAAACCATAATTTAGAACGCGGGATTTCCCTTTTGGCTCTCCTGGCGGAACAGAAATATAGTGAATATGAGAAAAAACTTTTGAGAATTCCTTTGCAATATCAGCTGTATCATCTTCAGAGTTGTCATCTAATAAATAAATATCTAATTTTCCTTGATATTGTAATCTCCCCATCGCTCTTAATGTATCTTCAATCACGACACCCTCATTGTGGGCAGGGATTAATACAGCGACACTCGGATATTTATCTAATGCTGGATGATCTATATAACGGATTCGAAACCAAACACCCGCGAGTGTTATAATCGAATAATAAATAAGCAATCCCCAAAAAAATGCCATCGTAATGATTAGAAGCCAAGTCATTCCGCTTCCTCCCTCACTTTAGACAACTGGCTTAACTCTTTTACCATTTCCATTTTAATTTTGTAAGGGGTGTCGACGAAATTTAATTCTTTTTTAGATAATTCATGAATCCGATTTAGAACAATTTCCACACCTTCTTCATGGGTATCTTTCAGCAAAATATAGATTGTATTCTTCGTGGCTGTAACTAAATCGAACTTCTCGCGAATAGATTGCAGCACAACTTTTTCAAGTAATTCCTGTAAATTTTTTTGAATTCGTTTATTTTTGTATGTTATGGTTATTTCGACAAACCATGCTTCTCCATGCCCGCGCGCGATTGACTTTATGACCCATTCTGCTTGATTCATAAATTCATTTCTCGTTAAAATCCCCGTTTTTTGATTATATTTTTGTAATTCATGCACCTGTTCTATTAATCCATCAACCTTGTAACCAATTTTTTTAATATAATTTAATAAAATCCAAAAAGATAAAATAAAGCTTGTAAACAGCAAATGATTATAAACATATAGCAATTGAACATCGGATGTTTCAATATGTAAAAAGGCTTGTACTGTAAGAAAAATACCATAACAAAGCACTAAAGTAACCGCATATAGAAAAGCAAAACGCTCCCTAACCAATGCCATGAATAAAATGGATAGAAGCGCTACAAGAATAGCCTCGCCAGAAAAAGGCAATTGTAAATAAACAAAAAACCACCCATTAATTAAAAGAAAAATAATGAGTAATCCGATTACAAAATTATATTTCAATACATTCATCCCCTGCATGTAATCCTGTTATTAAAAAACCTCCGCCAAACCCACCTTTTTGATATTAAACACCTGACGATAACTGGTAAACTTCCCTTTCTATTGCATAATACCTTATTTATTTTTAAAAAACTATTTTAAAAGAAATAAAATAGCTTTTCATAAACAACAATTCCTTAAATAGACATATTTCGCGAGGTAGCGGTAAGAATCTATTAAAAGCGTAACTGCAACAACATATTTTTAAAACATACTGTATTTTCCAAATTTACAATGTCAAAAATCACTGTTTTAAGAATATACTCATAAAGTAGTTCTTGCAGTAATAAAGTAAAAAGGCAATAATGTTAGTGGACATTCAACAATTTTTAATAAATTTCAGATAACATTATTGGCTAAAAAATTATAAAAAAGGAATTAAAATGATGGATTTAATCAAGCATTTAATCAGCTTCATCTTGCATATCGACGAACATCTAGTCGATATTATTCAAATCTTCGATTTATGGTCATATGCAGTATTATTTTTCATTGTTTTTATTGAAACGGGTGTTGTTATCTTTCCTTTTTTGCCTGGCGACTCTTTATTGTTTGCGAGTGGTGCTTTTGCAGCAGTAGGCGCCTTTAACATCCTATTTCTTCTCTGCATTTTTTTTGCTGCTGCTGTTATCGGAGATACTGTCAATTACCATATTGGCAAAAAAGTTGGGACATCGATTCCACCAGATAGCTGGTTTGGAAAGTTGGTAAACAAAGAAAAAATGGCCAAAGCAGAGGAATTCTTTAATAAACATGGAGGCAAAACAATTGTATTGGCCCGGTTTATGCCATTTGTCCGTACATTTGCACCGTTTGTAGCGGGGGCTAGCCGAATGAACTATCGTTATTTTATCGCCTACAATGTAATCGGTGCAGCGCTTTGGGTGAGCCTATGCACGATGGCTGGATATTTCTTTGGGAATATACGTGTTATAAAAAATAACTTCTCAACAGTCATTTTACTTATCATCTTTTTGTCTGTTTTGCCCTCACTAATCGGTTTTATTAGAAGCCGGTTAGCAAAGACCTACTAAAAGCCCTCGCCCCATGTCAAGGGCTTCTTTCTTTTATAAATATAAGAAATGGAAAAAAATGATCACCACTTCTAAATTTATTGAAGTGGTGATTTTTTGCATGTTTCAAGGAATCTTCTAAAAATTACCGATTTTGCAATCCCCTTTTTAATTGACAAACAAACTATTTGAATATAACATTTTGTTATTAATTGTCTAACTACATGCTAATCTTTGGCTTTAATATATTACTAGATAAAAGGGTATAAAAGGGGGAACAAACATGCAGAAAGTGACGAACTTTTTTACAACGATCATGAGAAAGTATTTACCAGACCCTTTTGTTTTTGCAATTGGACTTACACTATTAACGATGGTATTAGCTATGGCGGTGGAAGGGCAAGGGTTTAAAGAGGTCGCAACGAGTTGGGGAAATGGGTTTTGGGACTTGCTTGCCTTTACTACACAAATGGCTGTTATATTAGCAATGGGATACGTGCTGGCTACTGCACCTATTACTGATAAATTGCTTAATAAGATTACTAGCTTTGTGCATACGCCGAAAATGGCAATTATCGTTGCCACTTTAGTCGGTGGAATCGGGAGTTATTTAAACTGGGGATTTGGACTAGTCATTGGTGGGATCATTGCAAAAAAATTAGCAACTAAAATTAAAGGAATTCACTATCCTTTAATTATTGCTGCTGCATATAGTGGTTTTACTTTTTACGGATTAGGATTTTCTTCAAGTATTCCAGTATTGATCTCCACACCAGGACATCCGATGGAAGGTGATATGGGGATTATCCCGCTTGCGGAGACAATCTTTTCATTACCAATGATGATTACTACAATTGTTCTTCTTGTTACTCTGCCTTTAGTGAATGCAATGCTACATCCTAAGAAAAAAGAAGACATTATTGAATTTAATCCCGCACTCTATACGGAAAAGAAGGAAGCTGCCTTAGAGTTAACGGAAGATAATACCTTGGCAACAAGATTGAATAATAGCCGGTTGTTATCTTATACAATCGGCATCATCGGTATCCTTTATGTATTCTGGTATTTTACAGATGGAAATACATTAAACTTGAATATTGTTAACTTTATCATTTTATTTTTAGGTATCATTTTATTAGGTACCCCATCTAAATATGTACAAAGTTTAACGGAAGGGATTAAAACGATTTCCGGGATCATCCTTCAATACCCTTTCTATGCTGGCATTATGGCCATTATGGCCGCATCAGGTTTAGTAGATACGATTGCAGGGGGCTTTGTAAACTTTTCATCAGCAGAAACTCTACCATTTTGGGGTCTAGTTAGTTCTTTCTTTATTAATTTCTTTGCTCCATCTGGTGGCGGGCACTGGGTAGTCCAAGGTCCATTCATGATTGATGCGGCAAAAGAATTAGGTGCTTCTATAAGTTCAACATCCATGTCTGTCATGTTGGGGAACGCATGGAATGACCTCGTTCAACCATTCTGGATTCTGCCTGCGTTAGCACTTTCTAAACTAAAACTAAAAGACATTATGGGATATTTGGTCATGATGATGTTCTATGTAGGAATGATCTATATTATTGCTGTTTTATGTATGGGCTATTTCTTTTAATATTTAAATTGGAGGTATTCTTATGAGGGTTGTAGATTTATCTGTACTATTATACGATGGCCTTGTTTCATTTCCTTCACATCCTAAAGTGGTGATGATGGACCATATTACACACGACTTTTCAAAACCGAGATACCAGGCACCATGTGAAGGTTATGCAAGTAAAATGATTATGATGTCGGATCATAGTGGTACACATATGGATGCACCTTACCATTTCTTTAAGGACGGCTTAACAGTCGAGAATATTCCAATCGAAGCGACGATGGGCAATGCCGTATTGATTGATGTTTCTGATAAAGGTTCGAACGAACCAGTAACAAAAGAAATGATAGAAAAAGTTGTAGAAAAAGAGCAGCTAGAAATTAAAGAAAATGATATTGTTCTCTTCCGATGCTGGCCTGGCGAGTGGAATGCGGAGGGCTTTCATGACTGTAAATCATTAGCCCCATCTGTAGCGGAATGGGTTCTTGAGAAGAAGGTTAAAGCAATTGGACTCGATTTACCGAACGCAGACATCAATGATAACATGCAGCGGACTGTTCATTTAGCATTACTTAGCCGGAATATCTTAATCATGGAAAATATTGTGAATCTAGAAAAACTATCTAAAAAACGGTTCTATTTTATTGGTACCCCTTTAAATTTGAAAGGTCTTACTGGCTCACCGATTCGGGCGTTAGCTATTGAAGAATGGTAATTCATTCAAAAAAATTGGGGCTGCCTAATAAATCCCTAAAATGAAAGCGAGAGAAGAAAAGCATCACGCCTTTCTTCTCTCGCTTTTTATTTTGTAGTGGATTTCTTGGACAGCCCAGTTATCCAGAAACATGTAACAAAAGCGACTAAAGAAACAAACATCGCAAATATTAGCCCAAAAAAAGCCATACCTGTGTCATGTTCTGGTGTACCTGGTTCAAGGGTCACCAGCATATAGAGGAAGATAAGGAGAAGCAGGAAATAAAAACTGCTGCCAACTGATCCCATGATGAAAGATTCTCTCCGGCCCCTGTTCACTGCTTCGCGGAAAACGAACCATAGATAAATGCTTAAAACTGTTGCAAGAAACATCACAACTAGATGAAAGAATGGAATTGGTAACATTCCTGTCAAAATAAAAGCGGCTGCTGCC contains:
- a CDS encoding glycosyltransferase, translated to MTWLLIITMAFFWGLLIYYSIITLAGVWFRIRYIDHPALDKYPSVAVLIPAHNEGVVIEDTLRAMGRLQYQGKLDIYLLDDNSEDDTADIAKEFSKVFSHIHYISVPPGEPKGKSRVLNYGLSISQSDYFVIYDADNQPEPDAVEKLVEAAESTEKAAGAVGYVKTMNAGKNTLTGMIGLEFQVFQLLMQCGRWKLFKLGSLAGTNMLLKRSVLAEVGGYDVYALAEDAELTVRITAAGYLLPVVPVSRTWEQEPERLKTFIKQRTRWLTGNIYLLEKSIREFSHWRGRTFVLTLQHLLTYIVFILLLLVSDVFFILSLFGFKFPSIPTPLFLLWYMSYVVYTAQLLSAIVIDRNVTVKTVFYTFVMYFTYAQVFIIILLLRSFPMYVWSRIRGKTIGWDKTKRFKVKEKVDVED
- a CDS encoding DedA family protein — its product is MDLIKHLISFILHIDEHLVDIIQIFDLWSYAVLFFIVFIETGVVIFPFLPGDSLLFASGAFAAVGAFNILFLLCIFFAAAVIGDTVNYHIGKKVGTSIPPDSWFGKLVNKEKMAKAEEFFNKHGGKTIVLARFMPFVRTFAPFVAGASRMNYRYFIAYNVIGAALWVSLCTMAGYFFGNIRVIKNNFSTVILLIIFLSVLPSLIGFIRSRLAKTY
- a CDS encoding short-chain fatty acid transporter; amino-acid sequence: MQKVTNFFTTIMRKYLPDPFVFAIGLTLLTMVLAMAVEGQGFKEVATSWGNGFWDLLAFTTQMAVILAMGYVLATAPITDKLLNKITSFVHTPKMAIIVATLVGGIGSYLNWGFGLVIGGIIAKKLATKIKGIHYPLIIAAAYSGFTFYGLGFSSSIPVLISTPGHPMEGDMGIIPLAETIFSLPMMITTIVLLVTLPLVNAMLHPKKKEDIIEFNPALYTEKKEAALELTEDNTLATRLNNSRLLSYTIGIIGILYVFWYFTDGNTLNLNIVNFIILFLGIILLGTPSKYVQSLTEGIKTISGIILQYPFYAGIMAIMAASGLVDTIAGGFVNFSSAETLPFWGLVSSFFINFFAPSGGGHWVVQGPFMIDAAKELGASISSTSMSVMLGNAWNDLVQPFWILPALALSKLKLKDIMGYLVMMMFYVGMIYIIAVLCMGYFF
- a CDS encoding cyclase family protein, producing the protein MRVVDLSVLLYDGLVSFPSHPKVVMMDHITHDFSKPRYQAPCEGYASKMIMMSDHSGTHMDAPYHFFKDGLTVENIPIEATMGNAVLIDVSDKGSNEPVTKEMIEKVVEKEQLEIKENDIVLFRCWPGEWNAEGFHDCKSLAPSVAEWVLEKKVKAIGLDLPNADINDNMQRTVHLALLSRNILIMENIVNLEKLSKKRFYFIGTPLNLKGLTGSPIRALAIEEW